From one Anaerococcus prevotii DSM 20548 genomic stretch:
- a CDS encoding CAMP factor family pore-forming toxin (The term CAMP (Christie, Atkins, Munch-Petersen) factor is used for toxins encoded in group A and B Streptococcus, but expressed well enough to give a positive CAMP test only in GBS. Related toxins are found in Propionibacterium acnes and other bacterial species.) translates to MKLKNKVGALLLASSFILPSLVALFPNQSFADDDYEYDIYIYEGEDLEESDDLTEELLEANEIDLDQINEDYDLGLSDEELRQEASVLMGARIEEDKAYEIPLMKEAENELALLSADRAIDLPSNLNVDNPQQFFYIGSIGVRIQLLRMVSSFINEMTTVNIYKIQEAHNLTAQICFEAVMVAINPFNGRKDVLRAIDKFDSNREKIRAMRDMTSGDLATVYVKRLMNKNIREARKIYNRSFYQGDYGIAGKEAYIQNIFKAEVNDIAREVNKKITFGQLLELDARLKSATSSVLLSNEVLASNIWLRDVIQPEINRQNRLKSRYRPKISQEDFDIWQRLVKTLTDRRRERDIKYEEVADAVYDLWDFNSSLLDKYPEVFSGEELGAFDLYLPQTTIEPYQVASITWLVSPTFDKIPAGMQASGSSIIIGFGSQKAQRGPYESYVSQRASLRDEIVTTSMDGENPDLIYPDFTNPN, encoded by the coding sequence ATGAAATTGAAAAACAAGGTAGGAGCGCTTCTTCTTGCTTCTTCTTTCATCTTACCTTCACTTGTAGCTTTATTTCCTAATCAGTCTTTTGCAGATGACGATTATGAATACGATATCTACATTTATGAAGGTGAAGATTTAGAAGAAAGTGATGACCTTACTGAAGAGCTTTTAGAGGCTAATGAAATAGATCTTGACCAAATTAATGAAGATTATGATCTGGGTCTAAGTGATGAAGAGTTAAGACAAGAGGCTTCTGTTCTCATGGGGGCAAGAATAGAAGAAGATAAGGCTTACGAAATCCCTTTGATGAAGGAGGCGGAGAATGAATTAGCTTTATTGTCGGCTGATAGGGCTATTGATTTACCTAGCAATCTCAATGTGGATAATCCTCAACAGTTTTTCTATATAGGGTCAATTGGGGTTAGGATTCAGCTTTTAAGAATGGTTTCTAGCTTTATTAATGAAATGACTACGGTTAATATCTACAAGATTCAGGAAGCTCACAACTTGACTGCTCAGATTTGTTTTGAAGCTGTTATGGTTGCTATAAATCCTTTCAATGGAAGAAAAGATGTTCTTAGAGCTATAGATAAGTTTGATTCTAATAGAGAAAAGATTAGAGCTATGAGAGATATGACTTCTGGAGATCTGGCAACAGTTTATGTGAAAAGACTTATGAATAAGAATATAAGGGAAGCCAGAAAGATTTATAATAGGTCATTTTACCAAGGAGATTATGGAATTGCTGGCAAGGAAGCCTATATACAAAATATTTTTAAGGCAGAGGTTAATGATATAGCAAGAGAAGTCAACAAGAAAATCACCTTCGGTCAGCTATTAGAGCTTGATGCGAGACTTAAGTCTGCTACTTCCTCAGTGCTTTTATCTAATGAGGTCCTTGCTAGTAACATCTGGCTAAGGGATGTGATTCAGCCAGAGATTAATAGACAAAATAGGTTGAAGTCAAGATATAGACCTAAGATTAGCCAGGAAGATTTTGATATATGGCAAAGGTTGGTTAAGACTTTGACTGATAGAAGACGTGAAAGAGATATAAAGTATGAGGAAGTTGCAGATGCGGTTTATGATCTATGGGATTTTAATTCTTCCCTGTTAGATAAATATCCCGAAGTCTTTAGTGGGGAAGAGTTAGGTGCTTTCGATTTATATCTTCCACAAACAACTATCGAACCTTACCAAGTTGCAAGCATAACTTGGCTCGTATCACCAACTTTTGATAAAATACCAGCTGGTATGCAGGCTTCTGGATCTAGTATAATTATTGGATTTGGAAGTCAGAAAGCCCAACGTGGTCCTTATGAATCTTATGTAAGTCAAAGGGCAAGTCTGAGGGATGAAATTGTTACTACTAGTATGGATGGTGAGAATCCGGATCTTATATATCCTGATTTTACTAATCCAAATTAG
- a CDS encoding CAMP factor family pore-forming toxin (The term CAMP (Christie, Atkins, Munch-Petersen) factor is used for toxins encoded in group A and B Streptococcus, but expressed well enough to give a positive CAMP test only in GBS. Related toxins are found in Propionibacterium acnes and other bacterial species.): MKKKIAAMALAAAILANVISPTIASADNEEVTDMGQYSLIEEYEKNFPQMSQEDELEGATLLENNQVKNVPLMKAYQEDLITLAEDRSFDLPPAAQKFNAETIYDLDSIAPRIKLLGLTGIFIHRCSTELVYKVQAAHSKAAGEVAVAIITALNPFASVDEIEQACERISNVMDELVQMPDLTADDFATIYLKRVFNKSLSDARRLQNNYYRDDLSEVGVKGKREFVRNSLRKEIDDISRESRKQIQVKNLIELDARLKSSCIQALLEEDIYASPKWLSGTIDKQLNEMRTIRSKTNRYLSNEDKANFDKELRKATDVRRARDVSYQRAAEGIYILRDYITDLREKYPEEFESALALRDGEAITWREFNVQSQTPDPARIAKILWLNNPSFDFLPDGFNPSDNNDIIVGFGHDTDEIEYGSYETYTYNRDRLRASEETIVPDFGEEESEEAEVDDGYLIFDFN; this comes from the coding sequence ATGAAGAAAAAAATCGCCGCTATGGCACTTGCTGCTGCTATCCTAGCTAACGTAATTTCACCTACAATAGCAAGTGCTGACAATGAAGAAGTTACTGATATGGGTCAATATTCTTTAATCGAAGAATATGAGAAAAATTTCCCACAAATGTCTCAAGAAGATGAGCTAGAAGGAGCTACACTTTTAGAGAATAATCAAGTAAAAAATGTACCTTTGATGAAAGCTTATCAGGAAGATCTGATAACTCTTGCAGAAGATAGGTCTTTTGATCTACCACCAGCTGCCCAAAAGTTCAATGCTGAAACAATTTATGACCTAGATTCTATTGCTCCAAGAATCAAACTTCTAGGACTTACAGGAATTTTCATCCACAGATGTTCTACAGAATTAGTCTATAAGGTTCAAGCTGCTCACAGCAAGGCCGCAGGTGAGGTTGCAGTTGCTATAATTACTGCTCTAAATCCTTTCGCATCAGTAGATGAAATTGAACAAGCTTGCGAGAGAATATCAAATGTAATGGATGAATTGGTGCAAATGCCAGACTTGACAGCTGATGACTTTGCAACTATTTATCTAAAAAGAGTATTTAATAAGTCTCTTTCAGATGCAAGAAGACTACAAAACAACTACTATAGGGACGATCTTTCAGAAGTAGGAGTAAAGGGTAAGAGAGAATTTGTAAGAAACTCTCTAAGAAAAGAAATCGATGATATTAGCCGTGAAAGTAGGAAACAAATTCAAGTTAAAAATCTTATAGAATTAGATGCAAGATTAAAATCTTCTTGTATCCAAGCCTTACTTGAAGAAGACATCTATGCTAGTCCAAAATGGCTAAGCGGAACTATAGATAAGCAACTTAACGAAATGAGAACTATCAGAAGTAAGACTAATAGATATCTATCAAATGAAGATAAGGCAAATTTTGATAAAGAACTTAGAAAAGCAACTGATGTAAGAAGAGCAAGAGACGTTTCTTATCAAAGAGCTGCAGAAGGTATTTATATTTTAAGAGATTATATAACTGATTTGAGAGAAAAATATCCAGAAGAGTTTGAATCAGCCCTAGCTCTAAGAGACGGTGAAGCTATAACATGGAGAGAGTTTAATGTACAATCACAAACTCCAGATCCTGCAAGGATAGCAAAAATCCTTTGGTTAAATAACCCATCATTCGACTTCTTACCAGATGGATTTAATCCAAGTGATAACAACGATATAATTGTTGGATTTGGACATGACACTGACGAAATTGAATATGGTTCCTATGAAACTTACACATACAATAGGGATAGGTTAAGAGCATCAGAGGAGACAATAGTTCCAGACTTTGGAGAGGAAGAAAGTGAAGAGGCCGAAGTTGATGATGGATATCTAATATTTGATTTTAACTAA
- a CDS encoding lectin like domain-containing protein, with protein MKKIAKIKASLLSLIIATTALSPSYAQEETYNKDSIVDFENVDQSLYLEEDEIIDDKKIDNDNFNKEPIVSRAIKEDPYEIYTDYSAIDRSTMRKFFPNVFFRSVSSFNADIASNPLYDLRDEGRVTSVKDQGPNGSCWAFATYGSAESVLMPYERMDFSEKHMRNTHGFDWGPSEGGTRTVSTAYLARRSGPVLEKDDPYDIYGTNSPENLPVAKELTRAIFIPDRRDSNDNQLLKKMIMENGGVYSAVMGGDEHLNKTTMAHNYQGSAAPNHAITIVGWDDNYSRKNFKITPPGDGAWICKNSWGTGWGKQGGYYYVSYYDKNIGSQNSQYILEDIKENEKIWQYDKLGMTSQVGLGEESYYANVFGPTEEDIYLRNVGLWTSANNCEYEVFINTNVDQNGGLAHKESIAYGTMEYAGYEKVRVDDTFIPKGSKFAVIVRMKTPGYRYPIPIERPIKGFSSKVDASSGQSFVSKDGQKWTDLTDQIKNANVSLKAFTVSKDHIDDDSNIENKITSIKFKEKEKLMKIGAEEKIKVDIEPQDSDPKDIRWESSDRTVCRVDSEGNIKAVGYGECVISARAKSSSKVFDTMRVKVDEADAEFKANIITDKMNYLQGEKLAVNVSMRDQDQNQIANKDLTCEIVTSHNQKFNYKLKTNLTGEANFNVRLDNNAAIGKYKLNIYYKDKLIGINTFNVESKDFTPSIENPLFVTNTLEREAIRPKDDLRLVSTVTDKYKEIKRYAKVNMTLISPSNKETKRLIYTDRNGQAIFDIDGEDLSEEGNYKIRIDASLSGFDDFTETLDLKVDSNTPLMEKLDLDIKMDKNEFMLGQDKVNAEFLVSHNNEAIRDANVRVSLTDSNQKSYDLDLKTDENGRANFSMDLTAANITGVYKLEATAYKEGYYDTSKYTEFFVKKDGKFLNISFDSAKKDYKLNESAYIKIQVRNENNEPKRNASVEVTITDPNQKETTMRKVTDYQGYVFIYLTPKSNTSKGEYTIKAYTSAYNYPSTSSTYKLRFGDDEIDYRQLKLDIKNKKEEYYEDEKAKIFFKSLDEYGNPVGNSEIGVSVKTADGNILIDKTSTDDKAEGSWEFKPDLKAGTYTISLKANKSNFKSETQSISFKVKEREKLDRIKADINFDKNIYEEAGKVPVAIKIKDENDKILPDATINIKITDRKENKEVKLVTDKEGKARFDLDLNTRGKYELDFAISKDGYENLSQRELIFLTSHKIPKAEKKAYEKIKAKDLKDFLDKEKALVIDTRDRSSYEEASIESSINIPYKDKDLDKFLDYLNKQSKILLVGDRHDIDGLLEKVKEKEFEEVYEIEEGIDEYLKISGLSDYKTCDINVNIPNNRVRRKDIVEVNVEIKDRDSKKGLSNRNIKYTLTDPFGRKVSYNRQTDKYGRHLLRIGTNDRTSLGKYNVKIQLLDTDYKNPYTTRDYEVIDQNTPRDLQMKADIKTDKNVYELGDRVNVTISAKDLNDSLIDKVSARASLVNQNDEVMDEIEEMSDDKGNIKLSFNTSDRYALGKYKIKIYLNREGFSEYKKDLDIQIGDSKETDEEEKPDDKDDEKPKDSDDSKEDDKKDEEKPINPIDVEVKEQNFPLSFDGAEALDFFTATDDLTRINVKNKYAYNYSNFVLYNTDNKAMKIKDIIDGKRPSIFLMGDRLDSTSRAMFENSSLINDEAFNFINVVTNGSVRDLEEISKGKVYRDNFYRGNSINGQFRSNKNQVVILDKNGAMINVFPYKSNYELLKRFNMSNGYYASKDDYKLLGEENFPEEYPMSLDQRNDRDDYEGVDENELRYNGNYGHDFSKIDLLKGDNSRINIRLIGENKTKILLIGDYRKEETIKMWENANYIKDGKFDLINVSFLGSQAAINREKERFGSLWNVKDEIYMSPAFNLAFNTQKPSIVAIDKNGRLLFSKSYETNEDIKYVIDRTVDTFAVEETVTDFYREKEDLDILEEVEDREEDPNKIYPMTLEQRDERGDYRIFEPNEKEISKKYYGKDMNMYLMGDMDGEYSYIKGFLSSDINVFLVGSPNDKRSRIMWKNSYYLDRETINLVKISNYGGLDDLYTMFKSYDMNDVADNFYFGGEKFDFDKELSSPYVLVVDKDGRLLFAMSYRSNEDIENLVNRSLRTKYSSEKQEENFPQIGDLKISTDNRDHEPAYVESTEIEGAFPLTFEQRSARGDYDGLRDSEKLANKRYYGRDIKNINLLGLDNKYSRISAIQDDNLTLLMLGDYKEESTRDMWLDTKDLVSDDFSIKLINTIGSTRLLAESIEENELDIDEIYTNGNSIFYLNTRRNNTIVAIDSEGKVVFIKDYDDLDDIKYVLDRCINTKYTRDIVSTQIPDLFDVSFE; from the coding sequence ATGAAAAAAATAGCAAAAATCAAAGCTAGTTTATTATCTTTGATTATAGCCACTACAGCTCTTTCTCCTAGCTATGCGCAGGAAGAGACTTATAATAAGGATTCTATAGTCGACTTTGAAAATGTTGATCAAAGTCTATACCTTGAAGAAGATGAAATAATAGACGATAAAAAAATAGATAATGACAATTTTAATAAAGAACCAATCGTATCAAGAGCCATAAAAGAAGACCCTTATGAAATTTATACTGATTATTCTGCGATTGATAGATCGACAATGAGGAAATTTTTCCCAAATGTATTCTTTAGGTCTGTAAGTAGCTTCAATGCAGACATAGCTAGCAATCCCTTATATGATTTAAGAGATGAGGGAAGGGTAACCTCGGTTAAAGACCAAGGACCAAACGGATCTTGTTGGGCTTTTGCTACATATGGATCTGCTGAATCAGTTCTAATGCCTTATGAGAGGATGGACTTTTCTGAAAAACATATGAGAAATACTCATGGTTTTGACTGGGGCCCAAGTGAAGGGGGAACTAGGACTGTATCAACAGCATATCTTGCAAGAAGATCTGGGCCAGTTCTTGAAAAGGATGACCCCTATGATATATATGGGACGAATTCTCCAGAAAACTTACCTGTAGCTAAGGAACTAACTAGGGCTATCTTTATTCCTGATAGGAGAGATTCAAATGATAATCAACTCCTTAAGAAAATGATTATGGAAAATGGTGGAGTCTACTCTGCTGTTATGGGAGGAGATGAACATCTTAATAAAACAACCATGGCCCACAATTACCAAGGATCAGCTGCCCCAAATCATGCCATAACTATAGTTGGCTGGGATGATAATTATTCTAGAAAAAACTTTAAAATAACCCCTCCTGGAGATGGAGCTTGGATTTGCAAAAACTCTTGGGGTACTGGCTGGGGCAAGCAAGGTGGCTACTACTATGTATCATATTATGATAAAAATATAGGTAGCCAAAACTCCCAATACATCCTTGAAGACATAAAAGAAAATGAAAAAATATGGCAGTACGATAAGCTGGGAATGACAAGTCAAGTAGGACTTGGCGAGGAATCTTACTATGCCAATGTGTTTGGACCAACTGAAGAGGATATTTACTTAAGAAATGTTGGTCTATGGACTTCTGCTAATAATTGTGAATATGAAGTTTTTATCAATACTAATGTCGATCAAAATGGAGGTCTAGCCCACAAGGAATCAATTGCTTACGGGACTATGGAATATGCCGGTTACGAAAAAGTAAGGGTAGACGATACTTTTATTCCTAAAGGATCGAAATTTGCAGTTATTGTTAGGATGAAGACTCCTGGTTACAGGTATCCTATTCCTATAGAACGTCCTATAAAGGGATTTTCCTCTAAAGTAGATGCTAGTAGCGGACAGTCTTTTGTAAGTAAAGATGGCCAGAAATGGACAGACCTTACAGATCAAATTAAAAATGCCAATGTTTCTCTAAAAGCTTTTACTGTTTCAAAAGACCATATAGATGATGATAGCAATATAGAAAATAAAATAACTAGCATCAAGTTTAAAGAAAAAGAAAAACTGATGAAAATTGGAGCAGAAGAAAAAATAAAGGTCGATATTGAGCCTCAAGATAGTGATCCTAAAGATATAAGATGGGAAAGTTCTGATAGAACAGTTTGTAGAGTTGATAGCGAAGGAAATATCAAAGCAGTAGGCTACGGAGAGTGTGTAATTAGTGCTAGAGCTAAGTCTTCAAGCAAGGTCTTTGATACAATGCGAGTTAAAGTAGATGAAGCAGATGCAGAGTTTAAGGCTAACATTATAACTGATAAGATGAACTATCTACAAGGTGAAAAGCTTGCCGTAAATGTCTCTATGAGAGATCAAGATCAAAACCAGATTGCAAACAAAGATTTAACTTGTGAGATAGTAACAAGTCACAATCAAAAGTTTAATTACAAGCTCAAAACCAACCTAACTGGAGAAGCTAACTTTAACGTTAGGCTAGATAATAATGCAGCTATAGGAAAGTATAAGCTAAACATTTATTATAAAGATAAATTAATCGGTATCAATACCTTCAATGTTGAAAGCAAAGACTTCACTCCAAGTATAGAAAATCCTCTTTTTGTAACAAACACTTTAGAAAGAGAAGCTATTAGACCAAAAGATGACCTAAGACTTGTAAGTACTGTTACTGATAAATACAAGGAAATTAAAAGATACGCTAAGGTCAATATGACCCTTATAAGCCCTAGCAATAAAGAAACGAAAAGACTAATCTACACGGATAGAAACGGTCAAGCAATCTTCGATATTGATGGAGAAGACCTATCTGAAGAAGGTAATTACAAAATAAGAATCGATGCTAGCTTGTCAGGTTTTGATGATTTCACAGAAACACTTGACCTAAAAGTAGACTCTAACACTCCTCTAATGGAAAAATTAGACCTAGATATAAAGATGGACAAGAATGAATTTATGTTAGGGCAAGATAAGGTAAATGCAGAATTTTTAGTAAGCCATAATAATGAAGCTATCAGAGATGCAAATGTCAGGGTAAGTCTTACAGATTCTAATCAAAAGTCCTATGATCTTGACCTAAAAACTGATGAAAATGGTAGGGCAAACTTCTCTATGGACCTAACAGCTGCCAATATAACTGGAGTTTATAAATTAGAAGCTACTGCCTACAAGGAAGGCTATTATGATACTAGTAAGTATACAGAATTCTTTGTCAAAAAAGATGGTAAATTCTTAAATATATCCTTTGATTCTGCCAAAAAAGACTATAAGTTAAATGAATCAGCCTATATAAAAATTCAAGTTAGAAATGAAAATAACGAGCCTAAGAGAAATGCTTCTGTAGAAGTAACCATAACCGATCCAAACCAAAAGGAAACTACGATGAGGAAGGTTACAGACTACCAAGGCTATGTATTTATTTATCTAACTCCAAAGTCAAACACATCCAAGGGTGAATATACAATAAAAGCCTACACAAGTGCCTACAACTACCCATCTACATCATCGACCTATAAGCTTAGATTTGGTGATGATGAAATAGACTATAGGCAGTTAAAGCTTGATATAAAAAACAAAAAGGAAGAATATTATGAAGACGAAAAGGCTAAGATATTCTTCAAGAGTCTAGACGAATATGGAAATCCTGTAGGAAATTCAGAAATTGGTGTATCAGTTAAGACAGCTGATGGAAATATATTGATTGACAAGACTAGTACAGATGATAAGGCAGAAGGATCTTGGGAATTTAAACCAGATCTAAAAGCAGGAACTTATACTATTAGTCTAAAGGCCAATAAGTCAAACTTTAAGTCCGAAACTCAATCTATTAGCTTTAAGGTAAAAGAAAGAGAAAAGCTTGATAGGATTAAGGCAGACATTAACTTTGATAAAAATATATACGAAGAAGCAGGGAAAGTACCTGTAGCTATCAAGATAAAGGATGAAAATGATAAAATTCTTCCGGATGCTACTATCAATATCAAAATCACTGATAGAAAAGAAAATAAGGAAGTAAAACTAGTAACTGATAAAGAAGGAAAGGCAAGATTTGACCTAGACCTTAATACTAGGGGCAAGTATGAATTAGATTTTGCTATTAGTAAAGATGGATACGAAAATCTAAGCCAAAGAGAGTTGATATTCTTAACATCTCATAAAATACCTAAGGCAGAAAAGAAGGCTTATGAAAAGATAAAAGCTAAAGATCTTAAAGACTTCTTAGATAAAGAAAAAGCTTTGGTCATTGATACCAGAGACAGATCAAGTTATGAAGAAGCGAGTATTGAATCTTCAATCAACATTCCTTACAAGGATAAAGACCTAGATAAATTTCTAGATTATTTAAACAAGCAATCTAAAATACTCCTAGTAGGAGATAGGCATGATATAGACGGCTTGTTAGAGAAAGTTAAAGAAAAAGAATTTGAAGAAGTCTATGAAATAGAAGAAGGCATAGATGAATATCTTAAGATAAGTGGCCTATCCGACTATAAGACATGCGATATCAATGTCAATATTCCAAACAATAGAGTTAGGAGGAAAGATATCGTAGAGGTGAATGTTGAAATAAAAGATAGGGATAGCAAGAAGGGACTTTCGAATAGAAATATAAAATATACCCTAACAGATCCTTTTGGAAGAAAAGTATCTTATAATAGACAGACTGATAAGTATGGACGCCATCTACTAAGGATTGGAACTAATGATAGGACCAGCCTTGGCAAGTATAATGTCAAAATTCAGCTTCTAGATACAGATTATAAAAATCCTTACACGACGAGAGACTATGAAGTAATAGATCAAAATACACCACGTGACCTACAAATGAAGGCAGATATAAAGACAGATAAGAATGTCTATGAACTAGGAGATAGGGTCAATGTAACAATAAGTGCAAAAGATTTGAACGATTCCTTAATTGATAAGGTAAGTGCTAGGGCAAGTCTTGTAAATCAAAATGATGAAGTAATGGATGAAATAGAGGAGATGTCAGATGATAAGGGAAATATTAAGTTAAGTTTTAATACATCTGATAGATATGCTCTAGGAAAATACAAGATAAAGATTTATTTAAATAGAGAGGGCTTTAGTGAATACAAAAAAGATCTCGATATACAAATAGGTGATTCTAAAGAAACAGATGAAGAAGAAAAACCTGATGATAAAGATGATGAAAAACCAAAAGATTCTGATGACTCAAAGGAAGATGATAAAAAGGATGAAGAAAAACCAATCAATCCAATAGATGTAGAAGTAAAAGAGCAAAACTTCCCTCTATCCTTTGACGGAGCAGAAGCCCTTGACTTTTTCACAGCAACTGACGATCTAACAAGGATAAATGTCAAAAACAAATATGCCTATAATTATAGCAACTTTGTCCTATACAATACGGACAACAAGGCTATGAAGATAAAAGACATAATAGACGGGAAAAGACCAAGCATCTTTTTAATGGGTGATAGACTTGATTCTACATCAAGGGCTATGTTTGAAAATTCATCCTTGATAAATGACGAAGCCTTTAACTTCATAAACGTAGTGACTAACGGTAGCGTGAGAGACCTAGAGGAAATAAGCAAGGGCAAGGTTTATAGAGATAATTTCTATAGGGGGAATTCTATAAATGGACAATTTAGGTCTAATAAAAACCAAGTAGTAATCCTTGATAAAAATGGGGCTATGATTAATGTATTCCCATATAAGTCAAACTATGAATTATTAAAAAGATTTAATATGTCAAATGGTTACTACGCAAGTAAGGATGACTATAAACTTCTAGGAGAGGAAAACTTCCCAGAAGAATATCCTATGTCTCTTGATCAAAGAAACGATAGGGACGACTACGAAGGTGTTGATGAAAACGAACTAAGATACAATGGAAATTACGGTCATGATTTTTCCAAGATAGATTTACTCAAAGGAGATAACTCTAGGATTAATATAAGATTAATTGGAGAAAATAAAACAAAAATTCTTTTAATAGGAGACTATAGGAAGGAAGAAACTATCAAAATGTGGGAAAATGCCAATTATATCAAAGATGGTAAATTCGATCTAATCAATGTTTCCTTCCTAGGAAGTCAAGCTGCTATTAATAGAGAAAAAGAAAGATTTGGATCTTTGTGGAATGTTAAGGATGAAATCTACATGTCTCCTGCCTTTAACTTAGCTTTCAATACACAAAAGCCAAGCATTGTAGCTATAGATAAGAATGGAAGATTATTATTTAGTAAGTCCTACGAGACTAATGAAGATATCAAATACGTAATCGATAGAACAGTCGATACCTTTGCAGTAGAAGAAACTGTAACTGATTTCTATAGAGAAAAAGAAGATTTGGATATCTTAGAAGAAGTTGAAGATAGAGAAGAAGACCCTAATAAAATTTATCCAATGACCCTCGAGCAAAGGGATGAGAGAGGTGACTATAGGATCTTTGAGCCAAATGAGAAAGAAATCAGCAAAAAATATTACGGTAAAGATATGAATATGTACTTGATGGGAGATATGGATGGAGAATATTCCTACATCAAAGGCTTCCTATCTAGTGATATAAATGTATTCTTAGTAGGTTCTCCTAATGACAAGAGGTCAAGAATAATGTGGAAAAATTCTTATTATCTAGATAGAGAAACTATAAATCTAGTAAAAATATCTAATTATGGTGGTCTAGACGATCTATATACAATGTTTAAATCTTATGACATGAACGATGTAGCTGATAATTTCTACTTTGGTGGAGAGAAATTCGACTTTGACAAGGAGCTTTCAAGTCCATATGTTCTAGTAGTAGATAAAGACGGTAGATTATTGTTTGCAATGAGCTACAGGTCCAATGAAGATATAGAAAATCTAGTAAATAGATCTCTTAGAACAAAATATTCAAGTGAAAAGCAGGAAGAAAACTTCCCACAAATAGGAGATTTGAAAATATCTACAGATAACAGAGACCATGAACCAGCATATGTCGAAAGTACAGAAATTGAGGGAGCCTTTCCTCTAACTTTCGAGCAAAGATCAGCTAGGGGAGACTATGATGGTTTAAGAGATAGTGAAAAGCTCGCTAATAAGAGATACTACGGAAGGGATATCAAAAATATCAACCTTCTGGGTCTTGATAATAAATACTCAAGAATTTCTGCTATTCAAGATGATAATCTTACCCTCCTAATGCTAGGAGACTACAAGGAAGAGTCCACTCGAGATATGTGGCTTGATACCAAGGACTTAGTTAGTGATGATTTCTCAATTAAACTTATAAATACTATAGGGTCTACTAGACTTTTAGCAGAAAGTATAGAAGAAAATGAACTGGATATAGATGAAATATATACTAATGGAAATTCCATATTTTATCTAAATACTAGAAGAAACAACACCATAGTAGCCATAGATTCTGAAGGAAAGGTAGTCTTTATAAAAGATTATGATGACCTAGATGATATCAAATATGTGCTCGATAGATGCATAAATACAAAATACACAAGAGATATAGTATCAACACAAATTCCAGATTTGTTTGATGTATCATTCGAGTAG
- a CDS encoding CopY/TcrY family copper transport repressor — translation MSTPVASTHITDAEWEVMRVIWANDRVTSKKVISVLKEKMDCTQSTIKTILGRLVEKGVLNTEQEGRKFIYTANIEEKEAVRDYAEDIFNRICRKKVGNVIGNIIEDHVLSFDDIDRLEKILEMKKSFAVEEVDCNCPEGQCECHLHHH, via the coding sequence ATGAGTACACCAGTAGCTAGTACCCATATAACTGATGCTGAGTGGGAAGTCATGCGTGTGATTTGGGCAAATGATCGAGTAACTAGTAAAAAGGTCATTTCCGTATTGAAAGAAAAAATGGACTGTACACAATCCACTATCAAAACGATCTTAGGTCGATTAGTTGAGAAAGGCGTACTAAATACAGAGCAGGAAGGTAGAAAGTTTATTTACACTGCCAATATTGAAGAGAAAGAAGCCGTAAGGGATTATGCAGAAGATATTTTTAACCGTATTTGCCGAAAAAAAGTCGGGAATGTAATAGGAAACATCATTGAAGATCATGTCTTAAGCTTCGATGATATAGATCGACTAGAAAAAATATTAGAGATGAAAAAATCTTTCGCAGTAGAAGAAGTGGATTGCAATTGTCCAGAAGGACAATGCGAATGTCATTTACATCATCATTAA